The Mycobacterium paragordonae genome includes a region encoding these proteins:
- the trhA gene encoding PAQR family membrane homeostasis protein TrhA, translated as MSSQTSTLTSTEPEPNGPSPANAAHQIAEGVAKVLKKPRFRGWIHVYSAGAAVFAGASLVAVSWALDSTKAGLATMLYTFATIIMFTVSATYHRVNWKSDTARIWMKRADHSMIFVFIAGSYTPFALLALPGHDGHVVLAIVWGGALAGVTLKMLWPTAPRWVGVPLYILLGWVAVWYTGSILHNAGVAAMVLLFVGGALYSIGGILYALKWPDPWPSTFGYHEFFHACTAVAAICHYIAMWFVVF; from the coding sequence ATGAGCAGCCAGACCAGCACGCTCACCAGTACCGAACCGGAACCGAACGGTCCATCGCCGGCCAACGCCGCCCACCAGATCGCCGAGGGCGTCGCCAAGGTTCTCAAGAAGCCGCGCTTCCGCGGCTGGATCCACGTCTACTCCGCGGGTGCCGCCGTCTTCGCCGGCGCATCGCTGGTCGCGGTGTCCTGGGCGTTGGATTCCACCAAGGCCGGCCTGGCGACGATGCTGTACACCTTCGCCACCATCATCATGTTCACCGTCAGTGCCACTTATCACCGGGTGAACTGGAAGTCGGACACCGCGCGCATCTGGATGAAGCGGGCGGATCACTCGATGATCTTCGTCTTCATCGCTGGCAGCTACACGCCGTTCGCGCTACTGGCACTGCCCGGGCACGACGGGCACGTCGTCCTGGCAATCGTGTGGGGCGGTGCACTGGCCGGAGTCACGCTCAAGATGCTGTGGCCTACCGCGCCGCGCTGGGTGGGCGTGCCGCTGTACATCCTGCTGGGCTGGGTAGCGGTCTGGTACACCGGCTCGATCCTGCACAACGCCGGGGTTGCGGCGATGGTGCTGCTGTTCGTCGGTGGCGCCCTCTACAGCATCGGCGGAATTCTCTACGCGCTGAAATGGCCCGACCCGTGGCCGTCGACCTTCGGCTATCACGAGTTCTTCCACGCCTGCACCGCCGTCGCGGCGATCTGCCACTACATCGCGATGTGGTTCGTGGTCTTCTGA
- a CDS encoding nuclear transport factor 2 family protein, translating into MPNTADKTQAITETVNRYIATVTSGSAEDLAAFYADDATLEDPVGGEVHIGTHAIQGFYSSVTGVERECELVTLRVSGNEAAFHFRLTITAGDHKMRIEPIETMVFDSDGKVSAMKAYWSSADVTQL; encoded by the coding sequence ATGCCGAACACCGCCGACAAGACGCAAGCGATCACCGAAACGGTCAACCGCTACATCGCCACGGTGACCAGCGGCAGCGCCGAAGATCTGGCCGCTTTCTACGCCGACGACGCCACGCTCGAGGATCCCGTCGGTGGTGAGGTGCACATCGGCACCCACGCCATCCAGGGCTTCTACTCCTCGGTCACGGGCGTCGAGCGCGAGTGCGAATTGGTGACGCTGCGCGTCTCGGGCAACGAAGCGGCGTTTCACTTCCGGCTGACAATCACCGCCGGCGACCACAAGATGCGGATCGAACCGATCGAGACGATGGTGTTCGACTCCGACGGCAAGGTCAGTGCGATGAAGGCCTATTGGTCATCCGCCGACGTAACGCAACTCTGA
- a CDS encoding thioredoxin domain-containing protein, producing MNPAERAGTNTLGQATSPYLRQHAGNPVHWQQWSPQALADAAARDVPVLLSIGYAACHWCHVMAHESFDDDEVAAVMNAGFVCIKVDREERPDIDSVYMNATVALTGQGGWPMTCFLTPDGRPFFCGTYYPKEAFLQLLSAITETWAQRRAEVEEASDHIAGELRSMASGLPGGGPQIAPELCDDAVVAVLRDQDTVHGGFGTAPKFPPSALLEGLLRNYERTGSAEVLLAVSRAGAAMARGGIYDQLAGGFARYSVDNAWVVPHFEKMLYDNALLLRCYAHWARRTGDQLARRIAAQTARFLLDDLADGDMFTSSLDADADGREGSTYVWTPAQLTEVLGFDDGRWAATVFGVSRVGTFEHGASVLQLPSDPEDPDDPQRLERIRAALLDARLARAQPGRDDKVVTSWNGLTITALAEASVALDDPGLAHAAQRCATALLNLHVVDGRLRRASLGGSVGDSAAILEDYAMLATGLLALYQLSADDAWLTAATGLLDTAVQHFSDPQRPGRWFDTADDAEQLVLRPADPLDGATPSGASSIAEALLTAAHLVDGDRAERYLQTVGQTLDAHAVLLARAARSAGHWLAVAEAAVRGPLQIAVACAGEVSPLLTDARRLAPGGAIVVGGAVNSSPLLAGRDRVAGADAAYVCRGRLCDLPVTSADQLAAALGIPG from the coding sequence ATGAACCCGGCTGAGCGGGCCGGGACGAACACCCTCGGCCAGGCCACCAGCCCCTACCTGCGCCAGCACGCCGGCAACCCGGTGCACTGGCAGCAGTGGAGTCCGCAAGCACTTGCCGACGCCGCCGCGCGCGACGTGCCGGTCCTGCTGTCCATCGGCTACGCCGCCTGCCACTGGTGCCACGTGATGGCCCATGAATCTTTCGACGACGACGAGGTGGCCGCCGTCATGAACGCCGGGTTCGTCTGCATCAAGGTGGACCGAGAAGAACGCCCGGACATCGACTCGGTCTACATGAATGCCACCGTTGCGCTCACCGGGCAGGGCGGCTGGCCGATGACGTGTTTCCTCACCCCCGACGGGCGGCCGTTCTTCTGCGGCACCTACTACCCCAAAGAGGCCTTCCTGCAACTTCTTTCGGCGATCACCGAGACGTGGGCGCAACGCCGCGCCGAGGTCGAGGAGGCGTCGGACCACATCGCCGGCGAATTGCGGTCGATGGCGTCGGGCCTGCCGGGCGGTGGGCCGCAGATCGCGCCCGAACTCTGCGACGACGCGGTCGTTGCCGTCCTGCGGGATCAGGACACCGTGCACGGCGGATTCGGCACCGCGCCGAAGTTTCCGCCGTCGGCGCTGCTCGAGGGTCTGCTGCGCAACTACGAACGCACCGGTTCAGCCGAAGTCCTGCTGGCCGTGTCGCGCGCCGGCGCCGCCATGGCCCGCGGCGGCATCTACGATCAACTCGCCGGCGGCTTCGCCCGTTACAGCGTCGACAACGCCTGGGTAGTACCGCATTTCGAGAAAATGTTGTATGACAACGCGCTGCTGCTGCGCTGCTACGCGCACTGGGCCCGGCGGACCGGGGACCAGCTGGCCCGGCGGATCGCCGCTCAGACCGCACGGTTTCTGCTCGACGACCTGGCCGACGGCGACATGTTCACCTCATCGTTGGATGCCGACGCCGACGGCCGCGAGGGGTCGACGTACGTGTGGACGCCGGCGCAGCTGACCGAAGTGCTGGGGTTCGACGACGGCCGTTGGGCGGCAACGGTTTTCGGTGTGTCCAGAGTGGGCACCTTCGAGCACGGGGCATCGGTGCTGCAGCTGCCTTCCGACCCCGAAGACCCTGACGACCCGCAACGGCTGGAACGGATCCGCGCGGCGCTGCTCGACGCCCGGCTCGCCCGGGCACAGCCGGGACGCGACGACAAGGTGGTCACTTCGTGGAACGGGTTGACGATCACCGCGCTGGCGGAAGCGAGCGTGGCGCTGGATGATCCGGGGTTGGCGCACGCCGCGCAGCGTTGCGCGACCGCACTGCTGAACCTGCATGTGGTCGACGGGCGACTGCGGCGCGCCAGTCTCGGGGGGTCGGTGGGGGACAGCGCGGCCATTCTGGAGGACTACGCGATGCTGGCCACCGGACTGCTGGCGCTATACCAATTGAGTGCCGACGATGCCTGGCTGACGGCGGCGACCGGCCTGCTGGACACCGCGGTCCAGCATTTCAGCGACCCGCAGCGTCCGGGCCGCTGGTTCGATACCGCCGATGACGCCGAACAACTCGTGCTGCGCCCCGCCGACCCGCTGGACGGGGCGACGCCGTCCGGCGCCTCGTCGATCGCCGAGGCGCTGCTCACCGCGGCGCACCTGGTGGACGGCGACCGGGCCGAGCGGTATCTGCAGACCGTCGGCCAGACCCTGGACGCGCATGCGGTGCTGTTGGCGCGCGCGGCACGGTCGGCCGGGCACTGGCTGGCGGTTGCCGAGGCCGCCGTGCGAGGGCCACTGCAGATCGCGGTCGCGTGCGCCGGCGAGGTATCGCCGTTGCTCACCGATGCCCGCCGGCTCGCTCCCGGCGGGGCGATCGTCGTCGGCGGCGCAGTGAACTCGTCGCCACTGCTGGCCGGACGGGACCGGGTGGCCGGGGCCGACGCCGCATACGTGTGCCGGGGCCGGCTCTGCGACCTGCCGGTGACCAGCGCAGACCAACTCGCCGCCGCCCTGGGAATTCCCGGGTAG
- the mca gene encoding mycothiol conjugate amidase Mca translates to MSKLRLMAVHAHPDDESSKGAATLARYADEGHRVIVVTLTGGERGEILNPAMDLPDVHGHIHEIRRDEMAKAAEILGVEHHWLGFVDSGLPKGDPPPPLPDGCFALVPLEESTEALVRVVREFQPHVMITYDENGGYPHPDHIRCHEVSVSAYEAAGDYRRFPDAGEPWSVSKLYYVHGFLRARMQLLQDEFAKNGQEGPFGKWLEHWLPENDHFEKRVTTRVECSAYFGQRDDALIAHATQIDPNAEFFAAPIAWQERLWPTEEFELARSRVPARLPETDLFEGIFERTEAP, encoded by the coding sequence GTGAGCAAACTGCGACTGATGGCGGTGCACGCCCACCCCGACGATGAATCCAGCAAGGGGGCCGCGACGCTGGCGCGCTATGCCGATGAGGGCCATCGGGTCATAGTGGTGACGCTGACCGGCGGCGAACGCGGTGAGATCCTCAACCCGGCCATGGACCTGCCCGACGTGCACGGCCATATCCACGAAATCCGCCGCGACGAGATGGCCAAGGCCGCCGAAATCCTCGGCGTCGAGCACCATTGGCTGGGCTTCGTCGACTCCGGCCTGCCCAAGGGCGACCCGCCGCCGCCCCTGCCGGACGGCTGCTTCGCCCTGGTCCCGCTGGAAGAGTCCACGGAAGCGCTGGTGCGGGTGGTCAGGGAGTTCCAGCCGCACGTCATGATCACCTACGACGAGAACGGCGGCTACCCGCACCCCGACCACATCCGCTGCCACGAGGTCTCCGTCAGCGCCTACGAGGCGGCCGGCGATTACCGACGGTTTCCCGACGCCGGAGAACCCTGGTCGGTGTCCAAGCTGTATTACGTGCACGGTTTCCTGCGGGCCCGGATGCAGCTGTTGCAGGACGAATTCGCCAAGAACGGCCAGGAGGGTCCGTTCGGGAAGTGGCTCGAGCACTGGCTGCCGGAGAACGATCATTTCGAGAAGCGGGTGACCACGCGGGTCGAATGCTCGGCGTATTTCGGTCAACGCGACGATGCCCTGATCGCGCATGCCACCCAGATCGACCCGAACGCCGAGTTCTTCGCCGCACCGATCGCCTGGCAGGAGCGGCTGTGGCCGACCGAGGAGTTCGAGTTGGCGCGCTCGCGGGTGCCGGCCCGGCTGCCTGAGACCGATCTGTTCGAGGGGATCTTCGAGAGAACCGAGGCACCGTGA
- a CDS encoding DUF4307 domain-containing protein, with product MTEDSFSRPEARYGRDRLSRKSRRRIVIALTALVLAAGVGIAIVAYRQIGSGPVKGTLAGYQVIDDETASVTISVYRSDPSRPVDCIVRVRSKDGSETGRREVLVPPANQNTVQVTTTLKSSKPPAMADVYGCGADVPGYLRSQ from the coding sequence GTGACCGAAGATTCATTCTCCCGGCCCGAGGCACGCTACGGCCGCGATCGGCTGTCCCGGAAATCGCGGCGCCGCATCGTCATCGCCCTGACCGCGCTGGTCCTGGCGGCAGGAGTCGGAATCGCGATCGTCGCTTACCGACAGATCGGCTCCGGCCCGGTCAAAGGCACTTTGGCCGGCTACCAGGTCATTGATGACGAGACGGCGTCGGTAACCATCAGCGTGTACCGCAGCGACCCGTCGCGACCGGTGGACTGCATAGTGCGGGTCAGGTCCAAAGACGGCAGCGAGACGGGCCGCCGGGAAGTGCTGGTACCCCCGGCCAACCAGAACACCGTGCAGGTGACCACAACGCTGAAATCGAGCAAGCCGCCGGCAATGGCGGACGTGTACGGCTGCGGCGCAGACGTGCCTGGCTATCTGCGGTCGCAGTAA
- the greA gene encoding transcription elongation factor GreA, with product MTDTQVTWLTQESHDRLKAELDQLIANRPVIAAEINDRREEGDLRENGGYHAAREEQGQQEARIRQLQDLLNNAKVGEAPKQSGVALPGSVVKVYYNGDKDDSETFLIATRQEGVNDGKLEVYSPNSPLGGALIDAKVGETRSYKVPNGNTVEVTLVSAEPYHS from the coding sequence ATGACGGACACTCAGGTGACCTGGTTGACCCAGGAGTCACATGACCGACTCAAGGCCGAGCTCGACCAGTTGATCGCGAATCGCCCGGTCATCGCCGCCGAGATCAACGACCGCCGCGAAGAGGGCGACCTACGGGAGAACGGCGGATATCACGCCGCCCGCGAGGAGCAGGGCCAGCAGGAGGCCCGTATCCGCCAGCTGCAGGATCTGCTCAACAATGCCAAGGTCGGTGAGGCGCCCAAGCAGTCCGGCGTCGCGCTTCCGGGTTCCGTGGTGAAGGTCTACTACAACGGCGACAAGGACGACAGCGAGACCTTTTTGATCGCCACCCGTCAGGAAGGCGTCAACGACGGCAAGCTCGAGGTTTACTCACCGAACTCGCCGCTGGGTGGTGCCCTGATCGATGCCAAGGTCGGCGAGACCCGTAGTTACAAGGTGCCCAACGGCAACACCGTCGAGGTGACGCTGGTCAGCGCGGAGCCTTACCACTCCTGA
- a CDS encoding cystathionine gamma-synthase, translating into MSEDHAFNGLATKAIHAGYRPDPATGAVNAPIYASSTFAQDGVGGLRGGFEYARTGNPTRAALEASLAAVEDGGYGRAFSSGMAASDCALRTMLRPGDHLVIPDDAYGGTFRLIDKVFTQWGVAYTPVALSDLDAVRAAVTPQTRLIWVETPTNPLLSIADISGIAQIGVDSSAKVLVDNTFASPALQQPLTLGADVVLHSTTKYIGGHSDVVGGALVTNDEELDRAFAFLQNGAGAVPGPFDAYLTLRGLKTLVLRMQRHSENAAAIAEFLAGHPAVSSVLYPGLPGHPGHEVAARQMRGFGGMVSVRMRGGRAAAEKLCAQTSVFILAESLGGVESLIEHPSAMTHASTAGSQLEVPDDLVRLSVGIEDVADLLADLDQALG; encoded by the coding sequence ATGAGTGAAGACCACGCATTCAACGGACTTGCCACCAAAGCCATCCACGCCGGCTACCGTCCCGATCCGGCGACCGGCGCCGTCAACGCCCCGATCTATGCCAGCAGCACCTTCGCCCAGGACGGGGTCGGCGGCCTGCGCGGCGGGTTCGAATACGCCCGCACCGGTAACCCGACCCGCGCTGCACTGGAGGCCTCACTGGCCGCGGTGGAGGACGGCGGTTACGGCCGGGCGTTCAGTTCCGGCATGGCGGCCAGCGACTGCGCGCTCCGGACCATGCTGCGCCCCGGTGACCACCTCGTCATCCCCGACGACGCCTACGGCGGCACCTTCCGGCTGATCGACAAGGTGTTCACGCAGTGGGGCGTCGCATACACCCCGGTGGCACTGTCGGATCTGGACGCGGTGCGCGCCGCCGTCACCCCGCAGACGCGGTTGATCTGGGTCGAGACGCCCACCAACCCGCTGCTGTCGATCGCCGACATCAGCGGGATCGCCCAGATAGGGGTCGACAGTTCCGCAAAAGTGTTGGTGGACAACACCTTTGCATCGCCTGCTCTGCAGCAGCCGTTGACCCTGGGTGCCGACGTGGTCCTGCACTCGACCACCAAGTACATCGGCGGGCACTCCGACGTCGTCGGCGGAGCATTGGTCACCAACGACGAAGAACTGGACCGGGCGTTCGCCTTCTTACAGAACGGGGCGGGCGCGGTGCCCGGCCCGTTCGACGCCTACCTCACCCTGCGCGGGCTGAAAACGCTGGTGCTGCGGATGCAGCGGCACAGCGAAAACGCCGCGGCCATAGCGGAATTCCTGGCGGGCCATCCCGCGGTGAGCAGCGTGCTGTATCCGGGTCTGCCCGGCCACCCCGGGCATGAGGTCGCCGCCCGGCAGATGCGCGGCTTCGGTGGCATGGTCTCGGTGCGGATGCGCGGCGGTCGCGCGGCCGCCGAGAAACTGTGCGCCCAGACCAGTGTCTTCATCCTGGCCGAGTCGCTGGGCGGGGTGGAATCGCTGATCGAACATCCCAGCGCCATGACGCACGCCTCCACCGCCGGCTCGCAACTGGAAGTGCCCGACGACCTGGTACGGCTGTCGGTGGGAATCGAAGATGTCGCAGATCTGCTGGCCGATCTGGACCAGGCGCTCGGCTGA
- a CDS encoding RDD family protein — MTDQPPSGGSYPPPPPPGSSGAAPSGGHLPPSAPPPPGSSGDFSQSFGGSAPPPPPPPPPAGGYPPPPPAAGGYAPPPPGPAVKGLATDAYTPWLTRFLAFLIDYAPILVVLGIAQVVDMLTREESCVTSVNQYDVAQYCYSQGSMIGVLAQGLASLLILAYVVWNYGYRQGTTGSSIGKSILKFKVVSEVTGEPLGFGMSLVRQLAHFVDAIICYVGFLFPLWDSKRQTLADKIMTTVCLPI, encoded by the coding sequence ATGACCGATCAGCCGCCATCCGGCGGGTCCTACCCGCCACCGCCGCCTCCCGGCTCCTCCGGCGCTGCGCCCTCAGGTGGGCATCTTCCGCCGTCCGCGCCGCCCCCTCCCGGCAGCAGTGGTGACTTCTCCCAGTCCTTCGGAGGGTCGGCGCCGCCGCCGCCTCCGCCGCCGCCACCCGCGGGCGGCTACCCGCCGCCACCCCCGGCTGCCGGAGGATATGCACCGCCGCCGCCGGGACCCGCGGTCAAGGGGCTGGCGACCGATGCCTACACGCCGTGGCTGACCCGCTTCCTGGCGTTCCTCATCGACTACGCGCCCATCCTGGTCGTCCTGGGTATCGCCCAGGTGGTCGACATGCTCACCCGAGAGGAGTCGTGCGTCACCAGCGTCAACCAGTACGACGTCGCGCAGTACTGCTACTCCCAGGGATCGATGATCGGGGTGTTGGCGCAGGGCCTGGCATCGCTGCTGATCCTGGCGTACGTGGTCTGGAACTACGGCTACCGGCAGGGCACGACCGGCTCGAGCATCGGCAAGTCGATCCTGAAGTTCAAGGTGGTCAGTGAGGTCACCGGGGAGCCGCTCGGGTTCGGTATGTCGCTGGTGCGGCAGCTCGCGCACTTCGTCGACGCGATCATCTGCTACGTCGGGTTCCTCTTCCCGCTGTGGGACAGCAAGCGCCAGACTCTGGCCGACAAGATCATGACGACGGTGTGCCTGCCGATCTGA
- a CDS encoding cystathionine beta-synthase, which produces MRIAQHLSDLIGGTPLVRLNSVVPEGAGIVAAKVEYLNPGGSSKDRIAERMIDAAEASGALRPGGTIVEPTSGNTGVGLALVAQRRGYKCVFVCPDKVGEDKRNVLRAYGAEVVVCPTAVPPEDPDSYYSVSDRLVREIDGAWKPDQYSNPEGPASHYATTGPEIWADTDGKVTHFVAGIGTGGTITGAGRYLKEVSDGRVRVIGADPEGSVYSGGTGRPYLVEGVGEDFWPAAYDPSVPDEIIAVSDSDSFDMTRRLAREEAMLVGGSCGMAVVAALKVAEQAGPDALIVVLLPDGGRGYMAKIFNDAWMSSYGFLRNRLDGSAAESTVGDVLRRKSGALPDLVHTHPAETVRDAIGILREYGVSQMPVVGAEPPVMAGEVAGSVSERELLSAVFEGRAKLADAVKQHMSPPLRLIGAGELVSVAGKALRDQDALMVVEEGKPVGVITRYDLLGFLSEGTRRR; this is translated from the coding sequence ATGCGGATCGCGCAGCACCTCAGTGACCTCATCGGCGGCACGCCCCTGGTTCGGCTGAACTCCGTCGTCCCCGAGGGCGCGGGCATCGTGGCCGCGAAGGTCGAGTACCTCAACCCCGGCGGCAGTTCGAAGGACCGGATCGCCGAACGGATGATCGATGCCGCCGAGGCCAGCGGGGCGCTGCGGCCCGGCGGCACCATCGTCGAGCCCACGTCGGGCAACACCGGCGTCGGACTGGCCCTGGTTGCCCAGCGCCGCGGCTACAAGTGCGTGTTCGTCTGCCCGGACAAGGTGGGCGAGGACAAGCGAAATGTGTTGCGCGCGTATGGCGCCGAGGTCGTCGTCTGCCCGACGGCAGTGCCGCCGGAGGACCCGGACAGCTACTACAGCGTGTCCGACCGGCTGGTCCGCGAGATCGACGGCGCCTGGAAGCCGGACCAGTACTCCAACCCCGAAGGTCCGGCCAGCCACTACGCGACCACCGGCCCCGAGATCTGGGCAGACACCGACGGCAAGGTCACCCACTTCGTCGCCGGCATCGGCACCGGCGGCACGATCACCGGCGCCGGCCGCTACCTCAAGGAGGTATCCGACGGGCGGGTACGGGTGATCGGCGCCGATCCGGAGGGATCGGTGTATTCCGGTGGCACCGGTCGGCCCTACCTGGTCGAGGGGGTCGGCGAGGATTTCTGGCCGGCGGCTTACGACCCGTCGGTGCCCGACGAGATCATCGCGGTCTCGGACTCAGACTCCTTCGACATGACCAGGCGGCTGGCCCGCGAGGAAGCCATGCTGGTCGGCGGCTCGTGCGGGATGGCCGTCGTCGCCGCGCTGAAGGTGGCCGAGCAAGCCGGGCCGGACGCCCTCATCGTGGTGCTGCTGCCCGACGGCGGCCGCGGCTACATGGCGAAGATCTTCAACGATGCGTGGATGTCGTCCTACGGATTCCTGCGCAACCGGTTGGACGGCTCGGCCGCGGAGTCGACGGTCGGCGACGTGTTGCGCCGCAAGTCCGGCGCGCTGCCCGACCTGGTGCACACCCACCCCGCGGAGACCGTGCGCGACGCCATCGGCATCTTGCGGGAGTACGGGGTGTCGCAGATGCCGGTGGTGGGGGCTGAACCGCCGGTGATGGCCGGCGAGGTCGCCGGCAGCGTCTCCGAACGCGAACTGCTGTCGGCGGTTTTCGAGGGCCGGGCCAAGCTGGCGGATGCGGTCAAGCAGCACATGAGCCCGCCGTTGCGACTGATCGGGGCCGGTGAACTGGTCAGCGTCGCCGGCAAGGCGTTGCGCGATCAGGACGCCCTGATGGTCGTCGAGGAAGGCAAACCGGTCGGGGTCATCACGCGCTACGACCTGCTGGGCTTCCTGTCCGAGGGGACCCGGCGACGCTAG
- a CDS encoding alpha/beta hydrolase produces the protein MTAPSKVSGAPRVAIRPRDALKARRLEARRFAISDGAPVEVVESGPSVAARFATLASRVAIRPVLAAGSYVPHLPWPWGLIDHAARVLLPATSTVRAEVTLPNASAQLVRATGVLPADGTRRVVLYLHGGAFLTCGANSHGRLVESLSKFADAPVLVVNYRLMPKHSIGMALDDCHDGYRWLRLLGYEPDQIVLGGDSAGGYLALSLAQRLLREGEEPAALIAISPLLQLAKEAKQSHPNIKTDAMFPARAFDALGALVASCAAKNTVNGQPEEIYEPLDHIEPGLPRTLIHVSGSEVLLHDAQLAASRLAAAGVPAEVRVWPGQVHDFQVAGPLLPEAVRSLRQIGEYIREATG, from the coding sequence TCTGGCGCACCTAGAGTCGCCATTCGCCCGCGCGACGCACTGAAGGCTCGTAGACTCGAAGCACGCAGGTTCGCGATCAGCGACGGGGCTCCCGTTGAGGTTGTCGAGTCTGGGCCAAGCGTTGCTGCTCGGTTCGCTACGCTGGCGTCTCGCGTCGCGATCCGGCCGGTTTTAGCGGCTGGCAGCTACGTTCCCCACCTTCCCTGGCCGTGGGGTCTGATCGACCATGCTGCGCGCGTGCTGCTACCTGCAACAAGTACCGTCAGAGCCGAGGTGACCTTGCCGAATGCGTCGGCCCAGCTGGTTCGAGCCACGGGTGTGCTGCCGGCTGACGGGACCCGACGAGTGGTGCTGTACCTGCACGGCGGCGCATTTTTGACCTGCGGAGCAAACTCTCACGGTCGGCTGGTCGAATCACTCTCGAAGTTCGCTGACGCGCCAGTCCTCGTCGTCAACTATCGGTTGATGCCCAAGCACTCGATTGGAATGGCGCTCGACGACTGCCACGACGGATACCGCTGGCTGAGGCTGCTGGGTTACGAGCCGGACCAAATTGTGCTGGGCGGCGACTCCGCCGGCGGGTACCTCGCGCTGTCGCTCGCGCAACGCCTGCTGCGCGAAGGGGAGGAGCCCGCAGCCCTCATCGCGATCTCGCCACTGCTGCAGCTGGCAAAGGAAGCTAAGCAGTCCCATCCCAACATCAAAACGGACGCGATGTTCCCCGCGAGGGCCTTCGATGCGCTCGGCGCTTTGGTTGCTAGCTGTGCCGCGAAGAACACCGTGAACGGTCAACCGGAAGAGATCTACGAGCCGCTGGATCACATCGAACCGGGCCTGCCGCGGACCCTGATCCACGTGTCCGGTTCCGAGGTGCTGTTGCACGACGCGCAGTTGGCGGCGAGCAGGCTGGCGGCCGCCGGAGTGCCGGCGGAGGTACGCGTGTGGCCGGGACAGGTTCACGACTTCCAGGTCGCCGGGCCGCTGTTGCCCGAAGCCGTGCGCTCGCTGCGTCAGATCGGCGAGTACATCCGCGAGGCAACCGGCTGA